From Gemmatimonadales bacterium, a single genomic window includes:
- a CDS encoding bifunctional riboflavin kinase/FAD synthetase, with translation MLTVGTFDGVHRGHWAVLEEIARRAQASGLKSILVTFEPHPLEIVNPQAAPPLLTLGDEKRMILAQSAVDRVAFLPFTPALQAYPPERFVREILEERFHLAELVIGYDHGFGQGRAGDVELLRAIGREDGFAVDVVPAVMQDGRPISSTMIRRFIAGGDLDHAAAALGRPYSVTGTVVPGAGRGRGIGVPTVNLAPPNPRKLLPPDGVYAATVSWRGGSHGAMLNLGPRPTFGERERALEAHLFAFDGDLYGESVTVEFHRRLRETVRFASADALRLQLEQDRHDALAALRMAGRPVTL, from the coding sequence ATTCTCACCGTAGGCACCTTCGACGGCGTGCATCGGGGGCACTGGGCGGTGCTCGAGGAGATTGCGCGGCGCGCGCAGGCTTCGGGGCTCAAGAGCATCCTCGTGACCTTCGAGCCGCACCCGCTCGAGATCGTTAACCCGCAGGCGGCGCCGCCGCTCCTCACGCTGGGCGACGAGAAGCGGATGATCCTGGCGCAGTCGGCGGTAGATCGGGTGGCGTTCCTGCCGTTCACGCCGGCGCTCCAGGCGTACCCGCCCGAACGCTTCGTGCGCGAGATCCTGGAGGAGCGGTTCCACCTGGCCGAGCTGGTGATCGGGTACGATCACGGTTTCGGGCAGGGGCGCGCGGGAGACGTGGAGTTGCTGCGCGCCATCGGCCGGGAGGACGGCTTCGCCGTGGACGTGGTGCCGGCGGTGATGCAGGACGGCCGGCCGATCTCCTCCACCATGATCCGCCGCTTCATCGCGGGGGGCGACCTCGACCACGCCGCGGCAGCCCTCGGCCGGCCGTACTCGGTGACGGGGACGGTGGTTCCTGGCGCGGGCCGCGGGCGCGGCATCGGCGTCCCGACCGTGAATCTCGCGCCGCCGAATCCGCGCAAGCTGTTGCCACCGGACGGCGTGTACGCGGCCACCGTCTCGTGGAGGGGAGGCTCGCACGGGGCGATGCTGAACCTCGGTCCCCGGCCGACCTTCGGCGAGAGAGAGCGCGCCCTGGAGGCGCACTTGTTCGCGTTCGACGGCGACCTGTACGGGGAGAGCGTCACGGTCGAGTTCCACCGCCGGCTGCGAGAAACGGTGCGGTTCGCCTCGGCCGACGCGCTCCGACTCCAGCTGGAGCAGGACCGCCACGACGCGCTCGCCGCGTTGAGGATGGCTGGTCGCCCGGTTACCTTGTAA
- the truB gene encoding tRNA pseudouridine(55) synthase TruB — MLLIDKPAGPTSHDVVRTVRRSLGMKRVGHAGTLDPAASGLLVVLAGRATRLARFIGMLAKRYTGTIRFGFETVTDDADGEPTLRDESWRGRTPGEIEAALAHVGAQPAQMPPAVSAKKVEGERAYHMVRRGEEPGLRSVEVTIHELRLSAFDPSAGEAAIVVDCSTGTYVRAIARDVGRALGTRAHLAALRRTAIGAWRVEDAEPLNAIRDATLPLRPMSEAVAHLPAIEVGEAGGRLFRHGRKFESSEAHQGFVAVFERGELLGVGEFREGLYSPVVGLAS; from the coding sequence GTGCTCCTGATCGACAAGCCGGCCGGCCCGACCTCGCACGATGTCGTGCGCACGGTGCGCCGGTCGCTAGGCATGAAGCGCGTGGGCCACGCCGGCACCCTGGACCCGGCCGCGTCCGGCCTGCTGGTGGTGCTGGCGGGCCGCGCCACCCGCCTGGCGCGGTTCATCGGCATGCTGGCCAAGCGCTACACGGGCACGATCCGGTTCGGCTTCGAGACGGTGACCGACGACGCCGATGGAGAGCCGACGCTGCGGGATGAGAGCTGGCGCGGGCGGACGCCGGGAGAGATCGAGGCCGCGCTGGCGCACGTGGGAGCGCAGCCGGCGCAGATGCCACCCGCCGTGTCCGCCAAGAAGGTGGAAGGGGAGCGCGCCTACCACATGGTGCGCCGCGGCGAGGAGCCGGGGCTCAGGTCCGTCGAGGTGACCATCCACGAGCTCCGACTCTCGGCCTTCGACCCCTCGGCGGGCGAAGCCGCGATCGTCGTGGACTGTTCGACCGGCACCTACGTCCGGGCCATCGCTCGTGACGTCGGCCGCGCGCTCGGGACTCGGGCGCACCTCGCGGCGCTGCGCCGGACCGCCATCGGGGCGTGGCGGGTCGAGGACGCGGAGCCGCTGAACGCGATCCGCGACGCGACGCTCCCGCTGCGTCCGATGAGCGAGGCGGTCGCGCACCTGCCGGCGATCGAGGTGGGCGAAGCGGGGGGCAGGCTCTTCAGGCACGGCCGCAAGTTCGAGTCGTCGGAGGCGCACCAGGGATTCGTCGCCGTGTTCGAGCGCGGTGAGCTCCTGGGCGTGGGGGAGTTCCGCGAGGGCCTTTACTCGCCCGTGGTGGGGCTCGCGTCCTGA
- a CDS encoding DUF503 domain-containing protein — protein sequence MVVGVISWDLHLAGCQSLKDKRRVIKSLKDRLHQRFNVSAAEVDHQDLWQRAALAASVVSNDHRHAEEVLGSCDRLVQAEPLAHIITSETSFQ from the coding sequence ATGGTCGTCGGCGTGATCTCGTGGGATCTCCACCTCGCCGGTTGCCAGTCGCTCAAGGACAAGCGGCGGGTGATCAAGAGCCTGAAGGACCGGCTGCACCAGCGCTTCAACGTGTCCGCGGCGGAAGTGGACCATCAGGACCTGTGGCAGCGCGCGGCACTGGCCGCGAGCGTGGTCTCCAACGACCACCGTCACGCCGAGGAAGTGCTCGGCTCGTGCGACCGGCTGGTGCAGGCCGAGCCGCTGGCCCACATCATCACCAGCGAGACCTCGTTCCAATGA
- the rbfA gene encoding 30S ribosome-binding factor RbfA, with protein sequence MKTPGRRPQRVAEAIREVVAVFLQEEARDPRIGLVTVTGVRVTADLKRAVVTFVAHGDAKAQQDSLEGLTHAAVAIRRRVGARLHLRVVPELVFEQDAAIEHASRIDQLLASLRQDEDVAP encoded by the coding sequence ATGAAGACCCCCGGCCGGCGCCCGCAGCGGGTGGCTGAAGCGATCCGCGAAGTCGTCGCCGTGTTCCTCCAGGAGGAGGCGCGCGACCCTCGCATCGGCCTCGTGACGGTGACTGGCGTGCGCGTCACGGCGGACCTGAAGCGCGCCGTCGTCACGTTCGTCGCACACGGCGACGCGAAGGCGCAGCAGGACTCGCTGGAGGGACTCACTCACGCCGCCGTGGCTATCCGCCGGCGGGTGGGAGCCCGGCTCCACTTGAGGGTGGTCCCCGAACTGGTCTTCGAGCAGGATGCCGCGATCGAGCATGCCTCGCGCATCGACCAGCTGCTCGCCAGCCTGCGCCAGGACGAGGACGTCGCGCCCTGA
- the infB gene encoding translation initiation factor IF-2 gives MSTRVHDLAAELGKTSDELMSLLREMEIFVRSHMSALEDDKIARVRSRIERDKRKAAKPEPAKGRRRAVAKKKGEEEAPAPAPVEAAKPKRRRRTAAEVAVAEAEAAAVAAAEAAEKEPEVGELFADEIEPEAEPAAPDVEAIFPPELAPPETESRVPMPLEPPAPVASASPPTPTTPTSYHSPAAPRAPFIPARIERPQPARPRPVASATPGAGVPPRPIASAAPGAGPVDDRRRDKKKRKKGKKWQVDQEAVAENVARTLASIRGPAKKGVRRRDDEKGDVEAARIAEEKEREKTLVRVNEFISVAELAQILKVPASQVVTFAFKELGMMVTVNQRLDFDQIELICSEFGFQAVKEVDYVAEAAEPEAADAPETLVPRSPVVTIMGHVDHGKTSLLDFIRKTNVIAGEAGGITQHIGAYHVELPGGKRITFLDTPGHEAFTAMRARGAQVTDIVVLVVAADDSIMPQTIEAISHARNAGVPMIVAINKIDLPSANVDKVKRDLLQQQVVLEEFGGTTLSTAVSAKLGTNVPVLLDQLLLQAELLDLKANPDRSAVATVLEAQLDPGKGPVATVLVTSGTLKVGANFICGMYSGRVRALQDERGRTVKEAGPSTPVQVLGFEGVPQAGDSFTVVADSAHARDIAQKRQRLGREAQNRRGSRAGMSLEEFFQQKEATGIAALRLIIKADQGGPAEALADALSQLSTGEVRVEVVHRGVGAITDSDVLLAKASGAIIIGFQVRPDSNARASAAREHVDIKQYRIIYEAVEDVRAALEGMLKPEQKEVILGDAEVRQIFKISGVGVIAGCLVRNGAITRSAKVRVVRDGVPVYEGGLGSLRRFKDDVKEVKDGLECGIGVENFNDLKVGDVIEAFRVDSVARSLEAAGPARAE, from the coding sequence ATGAGTACGCGGGTGCACGATCTGGCGGCCGAGCTCGGCAAGACGAGCGACGAGCTGATGAGCCTGCTCCGGGAGATGGAGATCTTCGTCCGGAGCCACATGAGCGCGCTCGAGGATGACAAGATCGCGCGCGTCCGGTCGCGCATCGAGCGCGACAAGCGCAAGGCCGCGAAGCCGGAACCGGCGAAGGGCCGCCGCCGGGCCGTCGCCAAGAAGAAGGGCGAGGAGGAGGCTCCTGCTCCCGCCCCGGTCGAGGCGGCGAAGCCGAAGCGGCGTCGCCGCACCGCCGCCGAAGTGGCGGTCGCCGAGGCCGAAGCCGCCGCCGTAGCGGCCGCGGAAGCCGCCGAGAAAGAGCCTGAGGTGGGCGAGCTCTTCGCCGACGAGATCGAGCCCGAGGCCGAGCCCGCCGCGCCTGACGTCGAAGCGATCTTCCCGCCGGAGCTCGCGCCGCCGGAGACCGAGTCCCGTGTCCCGATGCCGCTGGAGCCGCCGGCCCCGGTGGCATCCGCGTCGCCCCCTACGCCCACGACGCCAACTTCGTATCACTCGCCGGCGGCGCCCCGCGCGCCGTTCATCCCGGCGCGGATCGAGCGCCCGCAGCCGGCCAGGCCCAGGCCCGTGGCCTCCGCCACGCCGGGCGCGGGTGTGCCGCCACGCCCGATCGCGTCCGCGGCGCCGGGCGCGGGCCCGGTGGACGACCGCCGGCGCGACAAGAAGAAGCGGAAGAAGGGCAAGAAGTGGCAGGTGGACCAGGAGGCCGTGGCCGAGAACGTGGCGCGCACCCTGGCGTCCATTCGCGGCCCCGCCAAGAAGGGGGTCCGCCGCCGCGACGACGAGAAGGGCGACGTAGAGGCCGCGCGCATCGCCGAAGAGAAGGAACGCGAGAAGACGCTGGTCCGCGTCAACGAGTTCATCTCGGTCGCCGAGCTCGCCCAGATCCTCAAGGTGCCCGCGTCGCAGGTCGTGACCTTCGCCTTCAAGGAACTGGGCATGATGGTCACGGTGAACCAGCGGCTCGACTTCGACCAGATCGAGTTGATCTGCTCGGAGTTCGGGTTCCAGGCCGTGAAGGAAGTGGATTACGTCGCGGAAGCCGCCGAGCCGGAAGCCGCCGACGCGCCCGAGACGCTGGTGCCGCGTTCGCCGGTCGTCACCATCATGGGCCACGTGGACCACGGCAAGACGTCGCTGCTCGACTTCATCCGAAAGACCAACGTCATCGCGGGCGAGGCCGGCGGCATCACCCAGCACATCGGCGCGTACCACGTCGAGCTGCCCGGCGGGAAGCGCATCACGTTCCTCGACACGCCCGGCCACGAGGCGTTCACCGCCATGCGCGCCCGCGGCGCCCAGGTGACCGACATCGTGGTGCTCGTGGTGGCGGCGGACGACTCGATCATGCCCCAGACCATCGAGGCGATCAGCCACGCCAGGAACGCCGGCGTGCCGATGATCGTCGCCATCAACAAGATCGACCTGCCGTCGGCCAACGTGGACAAGGTCAAGCGCGATCTGCTCCAGCAGCAGGTCGTGCTCGAGGAGTTCGGCGGTACGACGCTCTCGACCGCGGTCTCGGCGAAGCTGGGGACCAACGTGCCGGTGCTGCTCGATCAGCTCCTGCTCCAGGCCGAGTTGCTCGACCTCAAGGCCAACCCGGACCGCTCCGCCGTGGCGACGGTGCTCGAGGCGCAGCTCGACCCGGGCAAGGGCCCCGTGGCCACGGTGCTCGTCACCAGCGGCACGCTCAAGGTGGGCGCCAACTTCATCTGCGGGATGTACTCCGGCCGGGTGCGCGCGCTCCAGGACGAGCGCGGCCGCACCGTGAAGGAAGCCGGCCCTTCCACTCCGGTACAGGTCCTCGGTTTCGAAGGCGTTCCGCAGGCCGGCGACTCCTTCACGGTGGTGGCCGACAGCGCCCACGCGCGCGATATCGCGCAGAAACGCCAGCGGCTCGGCCGCGAGGCCCAGAACCGCCGCGGCAGCCGCGCCGGGATGTCGCTCGAGGAGTTCTTCCAGCAGAAGGAAGCGACCGGCATCGCCGCGCTGCGGCTCATCATCAAGGCCGACCAGGGCGGCCCGGCCGAAGCGCTGGCCGACGCGCTGTCGCAGCTCTCCACGGGCGAAGTGAGGGTCGAGGTCGTGCACCGCGGCGTCGGCGCGATCACCGACAGCGACGTGCTGCTGGCCAAGGCCTCGGGCGCGATCATCATCGGCTTCCAGGTCCGGCCGGACTCCAACGCCCGCGCGTCGGCGGCGCGCGAGCACGTGGACATCAAGCAGTACCGCATCATCTACGAGGCGGTCGAGGACGTGCGCGCGGCGCTCGAGGGGATGCTGAAGCCCGAGCAGAAGGAAGTCATACTCGGTGACGCGGAGGTCCGGCAGATCTTCAAGATATCGGGGGTCGGGGTGATCGCGGGTTGCTTGGTGCGCAACGGCGCCATCACCCGCTCCGCGAAGGTCCGCGTCGTCCGCGACGGCGTGCCGGTCTACGAGGGCGGACTGGGGTCGCTGCGCCGCTTCAAGGACGACGTCAAGGAGGTCAAGGACGGCCTCGAGTGCGGCATCGGGGTCGAGAACTTCAACGACCTGAAGGTGGGCGACGTGATCGAGGCGTTCCGCGTGGATTCCGTGGCGCGCAGCCTCGAGGCCGCGGGACCGGCGCGCGCGGAGTAG